A genomic region of Streptomyces sp. R33 contains the following coding sequences:
- a CDS encoding HAD-IIA family hydrolase: MAERKPIESWLTDMDGVLIHEGTPIPGADAFIKRLRESGKPFLVLTNNSIYTPRDLQARLSRMGLDVPVENIWTSALATAKFLDDQRPGGTAYVIGEAGLTTALHDIGYILTDHEPDYVVLGETRTYSFEAMTKAVRLINAGARFICTNPDETGPSTEGPLPATGAVAALITKATGKQPYFAGKPNPLMMRTGLNAIGAHSESSAMIGDRMDTDVLAGLEAGMQTFLVLTGLTSAADTEKFPYRPTKTVDSIADLVDLV, encoded by the coding sequence GTGGCAGAGCGCAAGCCGATCGAATCCTGGCTCACCGACATGGACGGGGTCCTGATCCACGAGGGCACCCCCATCCCGGGCGCCGATGCCTTCATCAAGCGGCTGCGCGAATCCGGCAAGCCCTTCCTGGTCCTGACCAACAACTCCATCTACACCCCGCGCGACCTCCAGGCCCGGCTGTCCCGCATGGGCCTCGACGTCCCCGTCGAGAACATCTGGACCTCGGCGCTCGCCACCGCCAAGTTCCTCGATGACCAGCGCCCGGGCGGCACCGCGTACGTCATCGGCGAAGCCGGCCTCACCACCGCCCTGCACGACATCGGCTACATCCTGACCGACCACGAGCCCGACTACGTCGTCCTGGGCGAGACCCGGACGTACAGCTTCGAGGCGATGACGAAGGCGGTCCGCCTGATCAACGCCGGCGCCCGCTTCATCTGCACCAACCCCGACGAGACCGGCCCCTCCACCGAGGGACCGCTCCCCGCCACCGGCGCCGTCGCCGCGCTGATCACCAAGGCGACCGGCAAGCAGCCGTACTTCGCAGGCAAGCCCAACCCGCTGATGATGCGGACCGGCCTGAACGCCATCGGCGCGCACTCCGAGAGCAGCGCGATGATCGGCGACCGCATGGACACCGACGTCCTGGCCGGGCTCGAGGCCGGCATGCAGACCTTCCTCGTCCTGACCGGACTGACCTCCGCCGCGGACACCGAGAAGTTCCCCTACCGCCCGACCAAGACCGTCGACTCCATCGCCGACCTGGTCGATCTCGTCTGA
- a CDS encoding IclR family transcriptional regulator: MALKPEPTAPFHSVQYALRVLETIARHTGGVTDVQIARETGLPAVHLAPMLLMLRREGYVLQVADGAYAIGDSLVLLGSGIDRQQALQNKLQDTLDRLRDSVGAAVYISRYVDGEVKITQFADSPRTPKVHEWVDFRSAAHASAVGKCLLTQLDQNGRRDHLSRHKIARLTSKTIVNERILFSKLDAQPATVPVLDLQEYAVGTVCAAVPITAGASVGCLALSMPVEHAHRLRAAADALNRKAAPLLLSLTL, from the coding sequence GTGGCGCTGAAGCCCGAGCCGACCGCGCCGTTCCACTCGGTGCAGTACGCCCTGCGCGTACTCGAAACGATCGCCCGCCATACCGGCGGTGTGACCGATGTACAGATCGCGCGTGAGACCGGCCTGCCCGCGGTCCATCTCGCCCCCATGCTCCTCATGCTGCGCCGTGAGGGGTACGTCCTCCAGGTGGCGGACGGCGCCTATGCCATAGGGGACTCACTCGTCCTGCTCGGCTCAGGCATAGACAGGCAGCAGGCCCTCCAGAACAAGCTGCAGGACACCCTGGACCGGCTGCGGGACTCGGTGGGCGCGGCGGTCTACATCAGCCGGTACGTGGACGGCGAAGTGAAGATCACGCAGTTCGCGGACAGCCCGCGCACCCCGAAGGTGCACGAATGGGTCGACTTCCGCTCCGCGGCGCACGCCAGCGCGGTCGGCAAGTGCCTGCTGACCCAGCTCGACCAGAACGGGCGGCGCGACCACCTCTCGCGGCACAAGATCGCCCGGCTCACGTCGAAGACGATCGTGAACGAGCGGATCCTCTTCTCCAAGCTGGACGCCCAGCCGGCCACGGTGCCGGTCCTGGACCTGCAGGAGTACGCGGTGGGCACCGTCTGCGCCGCGGTACCGATCACGGCCGGGGCCTCGGTGGGCTGCCTGGCCCTGTCGATGCCCGTCGAGCACGCGCACCGGCTGCGGGCCGCCGCGGACGCACTGAACCGGAAGGCCGCGCCGCTGCTCCTTTCACTCACCCTGTGA
- a CDS encoding SPFH domain-containing protein, translating into MYPTHTTSTTGTFRVPSAAATPPPAPQAPAVRGTGNLYPTPPHPLRVPTALTDPLPDMAQAAPTAGLPAADPVLPDPVLPDPGQAARVAAAAADLPAHPAGAGAEPPAETSRPVAPLPHAAQAAPAAGPLSYAAQTGPGAGSSGVVAGVADPGRRGWVAGTPARLVAAPREVALPHGRPAAEAARSEVPAARNRAEAEPVPALAGAVDRAESGGGSYGHEPDPLVCVPAPAGPGPDEAAHTGVATLRLRGFDGGGESAPPHGQVWPPAGPEADAGTEPAADRPAQRYGEAWPPAGPQAEPDPEAAAHVRAPAYGVAVGPEAEPEAGPEPAHLHGQIGPQAGSDSAHPHGRAGLQADPESAHAYGQVGLRAAESAHGHAHTLGHAQGHGTAGPGGPYGPAEPAVAVPVAVPGPAVADIVAQAVARGMGAERQGSDPQDLPRTAPARGAAVTEVPVHLPFPGESRPAQAQSQAQAQAQAQAQSQAQAQARPPAPAAAPRSRAARPAPSRRVPRGDDRLREHRGPVLPGWVGVGVGGLALAGCLAVLWRAGAVPATLVAAFGATPRPYEGLRATHWPPLAFLGIVALLALGGLGRAKAGHAWVLTLFGRYRGTVRRTGLTWVSPLLLRQRVDVRLRHWRSEPMPAVDSGGLALRVVVQVVWQVKDTARATLAVEDHTDYLAEQVESAMARVLSQLPADAFHEDAPTLRDAEAVGDALTRMLATETEAVGIEVYSAQPTRIEYAPDVAEAMRRRRVAAIDAKHRDTVLTSIVDAVDDTVHRLTSRGLVELDDYERKALVKDLTVAFYTGRPE; encoded by the coding sequence ATGTACCCCACGCACACCACCTCGACGACGGGCACCTTCCGCGTCCCCTCCGCGGCAGCCACGCCCCCGCCCGCCCCCCAGGCCCCGGCCGTGCGAGGCACGGGCAACCTGTACCCGACCCCACCCCACCCGCTGCGCGTCCCCACCGCGCTCACGGATCCGCTCCCGGACATGGCGCAGGCAGCTCCGACGGCCGGGCTTCCGGCCGCGGACCCCGTCCTCCCGGACCCCGTCCTCCCGGACCCCGGGCAGGCCGCTCGGGTGGCCGCGGCAGCGGCGGACCTGCCCGCGCACCCGGCCGGGGCGGGGGCCGAGCCTCCCGCCGAGACCTCGCGCCCCGTGGCTCCGCTCCCGCACGCGGCGCAGGCCGCTCCGGCTGCGGGCCCGCTCTCGTACGCCGCTCAGACCGGGCCAGGGGCCGGGTCTTCGGGCGTGGTGGCAGGGGTGGCGGATCCCGGCCGACGGGGGTGGGTCGCCGGAACTCCGGCCAGGCTGGTGGCCGCGCCGCGCGAGGTCGCCCTGCCGCACGGGCGCCCGGCGGCGGAGGCCGCCCGGAGCGAGGTCCCGGCGGCCCGGAACCGGGCCGAGGCCGAGCCGGTGCCCGCACTGGCCGGGGCCGTCGACCGCGCCGAGTCCGGCGGGGGCTCGTACGGCCACGAACCCGATCCGCTGGTCTGCGTACCGGCCCCGGCGGGGCCCGGCCCGGACGAGGCCGCGCACACCGGCGTGGCCACCCTGCGCCTGCGCGGCTTCGACGGTGGGGGCGAGTCGGCGCCCCCGCACGGGCAGGTGTGGCCGCCCGCCGGTCCCGAGGCGGATGCCGGGACCGAGCCGGCGGCGGACCGCCCCGCACAGCGGTACGGCGAGGCGTGGCCGCCCGCCGGCCCCCAGGCCGAGCCCGATCCCGAGGCCGCGGCACACGTTCGCGCCCCCGCGTACGGCGTGGCCGTCGGCCCCGAGGCCGAGCCCGAGGCCGGCCCCGAGCCGGCGCACCTGCACGGGCAGATCGGCCCCCAGGCCGGCTCCGACTCCGCGCACCCGCACGGCCGGGCCGGCCTCCAGGCCGATCCCGAGTCCGCCCACGCGTACGGCCAGGTCGGCCTTCGAGCCGCCGAGTCCGCCCACGGGCACGCGCACACGCTCGGGCACGCGCAGGGGCACGGAACGGCAGGACCCGGGGGGCCGTACGGCCCGGCCGAACCGGCCGTCGCAGTGCCCGTAGCAGTGCCCGGACCCGCGGTCGCGGACATCGTCGCGCAGGCCGTGGCCCGCGGGATGGGCGCGGAGCGCCAGGGGTCCGACCCGCAGGACCTGCCGCGCACCGCGCCCGCCCGCGGAGCCGCGGTCACCGAGGTGCCGGTGCACCTGCCGTTCCCCGGGGAGTCCCGGCCGGCCCAAGCCCAGTCCCAGGCCCAGGCCCAGGCCCAGGCCCAAGCCCAGTCCCAGGCCCAGGCCCAGGCCCGGCCCCCGGCCCCCGCCGCCGCGCCGCGGTCCCGTGCCGCCCGTCCCGCCCCCAGCCGCCGGGTCCCGCGCGGCGACGACCGGCTCCGGGAACACCGCGGGCCCGTGCTGCCCGGCTGGGTCGGCGTCGGCGTCGGCGGGCTCGCCCTCGCCGGCTGCCTGGCGGTGCTCTGGAGGGCCGGGGCGGTGCCGGCCACCCTCGTGGCCGCGTTCGGCGCGACCCCCCGCCCCTACGAGGGGCTCCGCGCCACCCACTGGCCGCCGCTCGCCTTCCTCGGCATCGTCGCGCTGCTCGCGCTCGGCGGACTGGGCCGCGCCAAGGCGGGCCACGCCTGGGTGCTGACCCTCTTCGGCCGCTACCGCGGCACGGTCCGCCGTACCGGCCTCACCTGGGTCAGCCCGCTCCTCCTGCGCCAGCGCGTCGACGTACGGCTGCGGCACTGGCGCAGCGAGCCCATGCCGGCCGTGGACTCCGGGGGCCTGGCCCTGCGGGTCGTCGTCCAGGTCGTCTGGCAGGTCAAGGACACCGCCCGGGCCACCCTCGCCGTCGAGGACCACACCGACTACCTCGCCGAGCAGGTCGAATCGGCGATGGCCCGGGTCCTGTCCCAGCTGCCCGCCGATGCCTTCCACGAGGACGCCCCGACGCTGCGCGACGCCGAGGCCGTCGGCGACGCGCTGACCCGGATGCTCGCGACCGAGACCGAGGCGGTCGGGATCGAGGTGTACTCGGCCCAGCCGACCCGGATCGAGTACGCCCCCGACGTCGCCGAGGCGATGCGGCGGCGCCGGGTCGCGGCCATCGACGCCAAGCACCGGGACACGGTGCTGACCTCGATCGTGGACGCGGTCGACGACACCGTCCACCGGCTGACCTCACGCGGGCTGGTCGAACTCGACGACTACGAGCGCAAGGCCCTCGTGAAGGACCTCACCGTCGCCTTCTACACGGGACGCCCGGAGTAG
- a CDS encoding lytic polysaccharide monooxygenase, with protein sequence MRPIRMPVHLPRRAGAAALGLGAVASLALLTAPTASGHGYTDTPISRQKLCANKTVSDCGPIQWEPQSVEGYKGFPAAGPADGKICAGGHSEFAQLDDPRGGAWPATKVTSGQSYGFRWQFTANHSTTDFKYYVTKNGWDPTKPLTRAALESQPFLTVAYNGARPPMTTVHQGTMPSGKTGRHMILAVWTVNDTAMAFYACSDVQF encoded by the coding sequence ATGCGTCCCATCCGCATGCCCGTTCACCTGCCCAGACGAGCCGGCGCCGCCGCGCTCGGCCTGGGGGCCGTCGCCTCCCTGGCGCTCCTCACCGCCCCCACCGCCAGCGGCCACGGCTACACGGACACCCCCATCAGCCGCCAGAAGCTCTGCGCCAACAAGACGGTCTCCGACTGCGGCCCGATCCAGTGGGAGCCGCAGAGCGTCGAGGGCTACAAGGGCTTCCCGGCCGCCGGTCCGGCGGACGGGAAGATATGCGCCGGGGGACACAGCGAGTTCGCGCAGCTCGACGACCCGCGCGGCGGGGCCTGGCCCGCCACCAAGGTGACCAGCGGGCAGAGCTACGGCTTCCGGTGGCAGTTCACCGCCAACCACTCCACCACCGACTTCAAGTACTACGTCACCAAGAACGGCTGGGACCCGACCAAGCCGCTCACCCGCGCCGCCCTCGAGTCCCAGCCCTTCCTCACCGTCGCCTACAACGGTGCCCGGCCGCCCATGACCACCGTCCACCAGGGCACCATGCCGAGCGGCAAGACCGGCCGGCACATGATCCTGGCCGTCTGGACGGTCAACGACACGGCCATGGCCTTCTACGCCTGCTCCGACGTCCAGTTCTGA
- a CDS encoding peptidoglycan-binding protein, with amino-acid sequence MPMPVFEEYEPAGDCACLGCTQRRRALARARAIPLRDGGHPAARGTRRALVLATTAGVVLSGGGSAALAAATPAPGPEPVSLDTTAADVPAPDAPAPEAPAPDIPGSPQGGRSPLHGRPAPAKPAGLPGAPSAVKRIDRTSIITRAKLWLDAQVPYSMSTYWSDGYRQDCSGYVSMAWNLGTNEWTGSLDKFATKITKEELLPGDMLLFHNPSNPTNGSHVVLFGGWVDETRTHYVAYEQTRPTTRKGATPYGYWTNATKYVPYRFNGVTGGITEPDPATDPKPAVPTVFPGATQFGPGANNEYVAQLGRMLIDRGGRRFYPKGASTAWSDSDRLATQAFQTAQGWTGADADGIPGAHTWQLLVEHKGNDIRPTVDAAPGPAGVPAYPGPSAFRPGSTHPFIAGLGRQLVKKGFGKNYTSGPGVRWSEADRRSVEAFQRAQGWRGAAADGYPGPETWRRLFA; translated from the coding sequence ATGCCGATGCCCGTTTTCGAGGAGTACGAGCCCGCAGGCGACTGCGCCTGCCTCGGCTGCACGCAGCGCCGTCGTGCCCTCGCCCGCGCGAGGGCCATACCGCTCCGTGACGGCGGCCACCCGGCCGCCCGCGGGACCCGTCGGGCGCTGGTGCTGGCCACCACGGCGGGTGTGGTCCTGAGCGGTGGCGGCTCGGCCGCACTGGCGGCGGCGACCCCGGCCCCCGGCCCGGAGCCGGTCTCCCTGGACACCACCGCCGCCGACGTCCCGGCCCCCGATGCCCCCGCCCCCGAGGCCCCCGCGCCCGACATCCCCGGCTCCCCGCAGGGCGGCCGGTCCCCGCTGCACGGGCGCCCGGCACCGGCCAAGCCGGCGGGTCTGCCCGGGGCGCCGTCGGCCGTCAAGCGGATCGACCGGACGTCGATCATCACCCGGGCGAAGCTGTGGCTGGACGCGCAGGTCCCGTACAGCATGTCCACGTACTGGTCCGACGGCTACCGGCAGGACTGCTCCGGCTACGTCTCGATGGCCTGGAACCTTGGTACGAACGAGTGGACCGGCAGCCTCGACAAATTCGCCACCAAGATCACCAAGGAGGAGCTGCTGCCGGGCGACATGCTGCTCTTCCACAATCCGTCGAACCCCACCAACGGCTCGCACGTGGTGCTCTTCGGCGGGTGGGTCGACGAGACGCGCACGCACTACGTCGCGTACGAGCAGACCCGCCCGACCACGCGGAAGGGGGCCACCCCGTACGGCTACTGGACCAACGCGACGAAGTACGTGCCGTACCGGTTCAACGGGGTGACGGGCGGCATCACGGAGCCGGACCCGGCGACCGACCCGAAGCCGGCGGTCCCGACGGTCTTCCCCGGCGCCACGCAGTTCGGGCCGGGCGCGAACAACGAGTACGTCGCCCAGCTGGGCCGGATGCTGATCGACCGCGGCGGCCGCCGCTTCTACCCCAAGGGCGCGAGCACGGCCTGGAGCGACTCCGACCGGCTGGCCACCCAGGCCTTCCAGACCGCCCAGGGCTGGACGGGCGCGGACGCCGACGGGATCCCGGGCGCGCACACCTGGCAACTGCTCGTCGAACACAAGGGCAATGACATCCGGCCGACGGTGGACGCCGCACCGGGCCCCGCCGGGGTGCCGGCCTATCCGGGGCCGTCGGCGTTCCGCCCCGGGTCCACCCACCCGTTCATCGCCGGCCTGGGCCGCCAGCTGGTGAAGAAGGGCTTCGGCAAGAACTACACGTCCGGCCCCGGGGTCCGCTGGAGCGAGGCCGACCGCCGCAGCGTCGAGGCCTTCCAGCGCGCCCAGGGCTGGCGCGGCGCCGCGGCCGACGGCTACCCGGGCCCGGAAACCTGGCGCCGGCTGTTCGCATGA
- a CDS encoding LLM class flavin-dependent oxidoreductase — MSDTGDAGRAADGDGRGDPIRGAVRGRAPVPLSVLDLVTVGSGSTAHDSLRTSVAIARLAESRGYHRHWVAEHHSMPGVASSSPAVILAHLAAHTSRIRLGSGGVMLPNHAPLAVAEQFGTLEALAPGRIDLGLGRAPGTDGRTAAALRGPGRLDEAAQEFPRQLVELTRFLDDDFPDGHPYARVHAVPGPVQGRAGRPPLWLLGSSGFSARLAAELGLPFAYAHHFSAAGTLPALDLYRQAFRPSAVLDAPYAAIGVAALAADTDGQARAQVLTGALSMLRLRSGRPGLIPTPEEAAAYDFSPPEREFVDGWLANVVHGTPDEVAAGLDDLAKRTGADELMLTSNAHSGAARLRSYELVADVYGMPVEAPRAD, encoded by the coding sequence ATGAGTGACACCGGGGACGCGGGTCGGGCTGCGGACGGGGACGGCCGCGGAGATCCGATCCGGGGTGCGGTACGCGGCCGCGCGCCGGTGCCGCTCTCGGTGCTCGACCTCGTCACGGTCGGCAGCGGGAGCACCGCCCACGACTCCCTGCGCACCAGCGTCGCGATCGCCCGGCTCGCCGAGTCCCGCGGGTACCACCGCCACTGGGTCGCCGAGCACCACTCCATGCCCGGGGTGGCCAGCTCCTCCCCGGCGGTGATCCTGGCCCACCTCGCCGCCCACACCTCCCGCATCCGGCTCGGTTCGGGCGGGGTCATGCTGCCCAACCACGCCCCGCTCGCCGTCGCCGAGCAGTTCGGCACGCTGGAGGCGCTCGCCCCCGGGCGGATCGACCTCGGGCTCGGCCGCGCGCCCGGTACCGACGGCCGCACGGCCGCGGCCCTGCGCGGTCCCGGCCGCCTCGACGAGGCGGCGCAGGAGTTCCCCCGGCAGCTCGTGGAACTGACCCGCTTCCTCGACGACGACTTCCCCGACGGACACCCGTACGCCCGTGTCCACGCGGTGCCCGGCCCCGTGCAGGGCCGCGCCGGCCGGCCGCCGCTGTGGCTGCTCGGGTCCTCCGGGTTCAGCGCGCGCCTCGCCGCCGAGCTCGGCCTGCCCTTCGCGTACGCCCACCACTTCTCGGCGGCCGGCACCCTGCCCGCGCTGGACCTCTACCGGCAGGCCTTCCGCCCCTCGGCGGTACTGGACGCCCCGTACGCCGCGATCGGGGTCGCGGCGCTGGCCGCCGACACCGACGGGCAGGCCCGCGCCCAGGTGCTCACGGGGGCGCTGTCGATGCTGCGGCTGCGCAGCGGCCGGCCCGGGCTGATCCCGACGCCCGAGGAGGCGGCGGCGTACGACTTCTCCCCGCCGGAGCGGGAGTTCGTGGACGGCTGGCTCGCGAACGTCGTCCACGGCACCCCCGACGAGGTGGCCGCAGGGCTCGACGACCTGGCCAAGCGCACGGGCGCCGACGAGCTGATGCTGACGTCCAACGCGCACAGCGGCGCAGCCCGGTTGCGCTCCTACGAGCTCGTCGCAGATGTGTACGGGATGCCGGTGGAGGCGCCGCGAGCTGATTGA
- a CDS encoding AMP-binding protein — MRTTPETVAELIARQWGDHRPGLQYGGSTHTAVLSRHRTAQEAAARAALLVDLLPSDAEPHIGVLLDNTPEFPFWLGAAALAGAAVAGINPTRRGPELARDVLHADCRILVTERAHLPLLRGLDLPGVRILVTDTEEYADLLAPYAAAKPGEAAIGTPGPGSRFLLYFTSGSTGAPKAALCSQGRIAAAGDSLARQFSVAPDDVHYICMPLFHGNAVIADWLPALAGGASVALRPRFSASAFLDDVRAYGATYFTYVGRAVQYLLATEPRPDDRVHSLRLGFGTEAGAVDAARFAERFGVRLVEGYGATEGGASVQRTPDTPPGALGRAGAGDDLAVIDPETGAECPPAVLGAQGRLLNGSAAIGELVNRGRSLFEGYWRNPEAEAARTREGWYWTGDLFFRDADGFLYFAGRTDDRLRVDSENLAAAVIENILARWSPAAAVAVYAVPDEAAGDQVMAAVALEEGERFSPEAFSAFLAAQPDLGTKMSPRYVRIVESMPTTATNKVHRVALRRAGFRCPDPVWWSPPGTAGYRLLGPADLSGLLAAYAAHGRDELLER; from the coding sequence ATGCGGACGACACCCGAAACCGTCGCGGAGCTCATCGCACGCCAATGGGGCGACCACCGGCCCGGCCTGCAGTACGGCGGCAGCACGCACACCGCCGTCCTCAGCCGGCACCGGACCGCCCAGGAGGCCGCAGCGCGCGCCGCGCTGCTCGTCGACCTGCTGCCGTCGGACGCCGAACCGCACATCGGGGTGCTGCTCGACAACACCCCCGAGTTCCCGTTCTGGCTCGGCGCGGCGGCCCTCGCCGGGGCCGCCGTCGCCGGGATCAACCCCACCCGGCGCGGCCCGGAGCTCGCGCGCGACGTCCTGCACGCCGACTGCCGGATCCTGGTCACCGAGCGCGCCCACCTGCCGCTGCTGCGCGGCCTCGACCTGCCGGGCGTACGGATCCTCGTGACCGACACCGAGGAGTACGCGGACCTGCTCGCCCCGTACGCGGCCGCGAAGCCGGGTGAGGCGGCGATCGGCACCCCGGGCCCCGGCTCCCGCTTCCTCCTCTACTTCACCTCGGGCTCCACCGGCGCCCCCAAGGCCGCCCTGTGCAGCCAGGGCCGGATCGCCGCCGCCGGGGACTCCCTGGCCCGGCAGTTCTCGGTCGCCCCGGACGACGTCCACTACATCTGCATGCCGCTCTTCCACGGCAACGCGGTCATCGCCGACTGGCTGCCCGCCCTCGCCGGGGGCGCGTCCGTGGCGCTGCGCCCCCGGTTCTCCGCCTCCGCGTTCCTGGACGACGTCCGCGCGTACGGGGCGACGTACTTCACCTACGTCGGCCGGGCCGTCCAGTACCTGCTGGCCACCGAGCCCCGCCCCGACGACCGCGTGCACAGCCTGCGCCTCGGCTTCGGCACCGAGGCCGGCGCGGTGGACGCGGCCCGCTTCGCCGAGCGGTTCGGGGTCCGGCTGGTCGAGGGGTACGGGGCCACCGAGGGCGGAGCCTCCGTCCAGCGGACCCCGGACACCCCGCCGGGCGCCCTGGGCCGGGCGGGGGCCGGGGACGACCTGGCCGTGATCGATCCGGAGACCGGCGCGGAGTGCCCGCCGGCCGTCCTGGGCGCGCAGGGCCGCCTCCTCAACGGCTCCGCCGCGATCGGTGAGCTGGTCAACCGCGGCCGGAGCCTGTTCGAGGGCTACTGGCGCAACCCCGAGGCGGAGGCCGCGCGGACCCGGGAGGGCTGGTACTGGACGGGCGACCTCTTCTTCCGCGACGCGGACGGGTTCCTCTACTTCGCGGGCCGCACCGACGACCGGCTGCGGGTCGACAGCGAGAACCTCGCCGCCGCGGTGATCGAGAACATCCTGGCGCGCTGGTCCCCGGCGGCCGCGGTCGCCGTGTACGCGGTGCCGGACGAGGCGGCCGGCGACCAGGTGATGGCGGCGGTCGCCCTCGAGGAAGGGGAGCGGTTCTCGCCGGAGGCCTTCTCCGCCTTCCTGGCCGCCCAGCCGGACCTGGGCACGAAGATGTCCCCGCGCTACGTCCGGATCGTGGAGTCCATGCCGACCACGGCGACGAACAAGGTCCACCGGGTCGCCCTGCGCCGGGCCGGCTTCCGCTGCCCGGACCCGGTCTGGTGGTCCCCGCCGGGCACTGCCGGCTACCGCCTCCTGGGCCCGGCCGACCTCTCCGGGCTGCTCGCGGCGTACGCGGCCCACGGCCGCGACGAGCTCCTGGAGCGCTGA
- a CDS encoding class F sortase — translation MTGSGEPRSSGGGRLLTFAAWSVLVLGLWLWGREITGVPPSPSAGAAGGSSIPVPGLPVAHAPLAASVPARVDVPSMGIQAPVISRGLDAQGAIEPPPFERPGTVGWWGGGAKPGEAGAALLVGHVDTASKPAVFYGLSSARPGGTVRVVRMDGSVAEFTIDDVRVYERARFDAHRAYGQRVPGRAELRLVTCGGTYDKAAKEYTANVVVSAYLTGTTPPPGPGTGARTGAGGGAGAAVRPGAAA, via the coding sequence GTGACGGGCTCGGGGGAGCCCAGGTCCTCCGGCGGCGGGCGGCTGCTGACCTTCGCCGCATGGTCCGTACTGGTGCTCGGCCTGTGGCTGTGGGGCCGCGAGATCACCGGCGTCCCGCCGAGCCCGTCCGCCGGAGCGGCGGGCGGTTCCTCGATCCCGGTCCCGGGGCTGCCCGTCGCGCACGCGCCGCTGGCGGCGTCCGTGCCGGCACGGGTCGACGTGCCGTCGATGGGCATCCAGGCACCGGTGATCTCCCGCGGCCTCGATGCCCAGGGCGCCATCGAGCCCCCGCCGTTCGAGCGCCCCGGCACGGTCGGCTGGTGGGGCGGCGGCGCCAAGCCGGGCGAGGCCGGGGCCGCGCTGCTCGTCGGGCACGTGGACACGGCCTCGAAGCCGGCGGTGTTCTACGGCCTGAGCTCGGCACGCCCGGGCGGCACGGTGCGCGTGGTGCGAATGGACGGTTCGGTCGCCGAGTTCACGATCGACGACGTACGGGTCTACGAGCGGGCCCGCTTCGACGCGCACCGCGCCTACGGACAGCGGGTCCCCGGCCGGGCCGAGCTGCGCCTGGTGACCTGTGGGGGAACGTACGACAAGGCGGCCAAGGAGTACACGGCGAACGTGGTCGTCTCGGCCTACCTGACGGGCACGACCCCGCCCCCGGGGCCGGGTACGGGCGCACGTACCGGCGCGGGCGGTGGCGCCGGAGCGGCAGTCCGGCCCGGCGCGGCGGCGTGA